Genomic segment of Parageobacillus genomosp. 1:
TAGACGACCGATTTGCGCGCGGTCGGTGCGTCTTTTACCGTGAAGAAGCGGATTAAAATATGCGGAAGTCCTGCTGTTCCTAAAATGAGCGCCAAATTGAGCGAGATCGTATCAAGCGGGTCTTTGAATTTGTTTCCTGGATTAAGAAACGCTTCGCCGAGTGGCGTAGCCGTCTTTACTTCGTTAAACATTTTGATGAGGCTGAAGTCAAATTTTGCAAAGACCATGATCGAAATAATAAACGTACCAAACATTAATAAGACCGCTTTTACGATTTGCACCCAGCTGGTTGCCATCATGCCGCCAAAAACGACGTAAATCGTCATTAGCACGCCAACAATGAGGACGGAGTATACATAATCAATTCCCAATAATAGCTTAATGAGGCCGCCGGCGCCGACAAGCTGAGCAATCATGTAAAACGTGGAAATAGCAATCGTATTCAAGGCGGCAACACCGCGTACTTTTTTATCATCGAACCGTGCGGCAATCATATCAGCCATCGTATATTTTCCGAGGTTGCGTAGCGGTTCGGCGACAATATAAAGCACGACTAAATAGGCAACAAGGAAGCCAATACTATAGAAGAAGCCGTCAAATCCGGCTAATGCAATCATTCCGGCAATTCCCAAGAATGAGGCAGCAGACATATAGTCGCCAGCAATGGCCAAACCGTTTTGCCAGCCGGTTAAGCTGCTGTCGGCTGTATAAAACTCGCTCGTTGTTTTTGTTCGTTTCGAAGCGAAGTAAGTGATGACAAGAGTCAGCGCCACGATGATTAAAAAGAGGAAAAAGGCTAATCCATGCATTATACACTTCCTCCTTCCTTCGCTTCTTGTTTAATTTGCTCAACCATTTCGTCAAATTTGGCTGATCGTTTAGAGTAAAGCGCACATAATGTCCATGTCATAATGAACTGGGCAAACGCAAACAACCACCCCCAACTGATCGGACCGATCGCAGGCGAATTTAACACTTTAGAATAAGAAGTCAAAATTGGGAGGGCAAAGTAAAAAATGAGGAAGAATAGTGTTAACGGCAAAATGAAATTTTTCTTTGCGCGCATCAGTTGCTGAAAAGAGGAAGATTGCGCAATTTGCGTATAATCGATCGATGTGCGTTCCTTGAGAGAACGTTCCTGTAATGCCATGGAAAAATCCCTCCTTAAGTTTATTTAGATTTAGTTGGAATGATCAAAAAACGATGTGTTCCCCCTTTCATTATTCAAAAAATTGCCACAAATTCATTATATATTTATCTGAAAAATTTGTAAATTAAAAATCTTCTTTGATATAGGGAATTATTTCGTAATTTTAATGCGTAAATGGTAAAAATTTTTTGTTGTTTTTGTTATTTTCTAACTTTACAAAAATTAATGAATCATGTAAAATCCTAATTGTATTATTCGACAAATTTCCGCAAAAAACGACAAGGAGAGACATTATAATGAGTTTATTGAGGAAAAAGCCTATACAAATGCTTTTAGGTGGGGCTGGTCAAAAAGGCGCTTCCTTAAAAAAGGAATTGGGTGCATTTGATTTAACGATGCTCGGTATTGGTGCGATTATTGGTACGGGAATTTTTGTGTTGACTGGGGTTGCCGCGGCAGAACATGCCGGTCCGGCATTGGTTCTTTCCTTTATTCTTTCCGGTCTTGCTTGTGTGTTTGCGGCGCTTTGCTATGCGGAGTTTGCTTCAACGGTTCCGGTATCAGGAAGCGCTTACACATATAGCTATGCAACGTTTGGAGAATTAATCGCCTGGATTTTAGGATGGGATTTAATTTTAGAATATGGCGTAGCCTCCTCAGCCGTTGCGGTCGGCTGGTCCGGCTACTTCCAAGGTCTGCTTTCGGGATTTGGCATCGAACTTCCAAAGGTGTTGACGAACGCCTATGATCCGGCAAAGGGAACGTTTATTGATCTACCGGCAATTTTGATTGTCCTTTTTATTACCTTTTTGCTAAATCTTGGTGTAAAAAAATCAGCTCGTTTTAATGCCATTATTGTTGTGATTAAAGTGGCGGTTGTATTACTGTTTTTGGCTGTTGGGGTATGGTACGTGAAGCCGGAAAACTGGTCGCCATTTATGCCGTTTGGGTTTTCCGGAGTAGCAACCGGTGCGGCGACAGTCTTCTTTGCATACATCGGTTTTGACGCGGTTTCGACCGCGGCGGAAGAAGTGCGTAACCCGCAGCGGAATATGCCGATCGGAATCATTGTTTCGCTGCTTGTTTGCACGTTATTATATATCGCGGTCTCGTTAGTGCTGACTGGAATTGTTCCATATGAACAATTGAATGTGAAAAATCCGGTTGCGTTCGCGTTAAACTATATTCACCAAGATTGGGTTGCAGGTTTTATTTCGCTAGGAGCGATTGCTGGGATCACAACGGTATTGCTGGTGATGATGTATGGGCAAACTCGCCTGTTTTACGCAATCAGCCGTGACGGCTTGTTGCCAAAGGTGTTCTCGAAAATAAATCCGACCCGTCAAGTGCCGTTTGTCAATACTTGGATTACAGGAGTCGTTGTTGCGATATTTGCAGGAGTGATTCCTTTAAATAAACTGGCCGAACTTACCAATATCGGAACATTATTTGCTTTCATCACTGTTTCTATCGGTGTTCTTGTTTTACGAAAAACACAGCCGCATTTAAAACGTGCTTTCCGCGTACCGCTCGTTCCGGTTATTCCATTATTGGCTGTCGCCTTTTGTGGATATTTAGTTCTTCAGCTTCCGCGAATGACATGGATAGGTTTCGCATCATGGCTTGCAATCGGCCTTATCATTTACTTTGTATACGGCCGCAAGCACAGCACGCTCAACTATGAGAAAGAGACAGAAGAAAAAGTCGGATAATCGATCAGTCCACAAAGACCTT
This window contains:
- a CDS encoding cation acetate symporter — its product is MHGLAFFLFLIIVALTLVITYFASKRTKTTSEFYTADSSLTGWQNGLAIAGDYMSAASFLGIAGMIALAGFDGFFYSIGFLVAYLVVLYIVAEPLRNLGKYTMADMIAARFDDKKVRGVAALNTIAISTFYMIAQLVGAGGLIKLLLGIDYVYSVLIVGVLMTIYVVFGGMMATSWVQIVKAVLLMFGTFIISIMVFAKFDFSLIKMFNEVKTATPLGEAFLNPGNKFKDPLDTISLNLALILGTAGLPHILIRFFTVKDAPTARKSVVYATWVIGIFYVLTIFLGFGAAAFVGYDKIVAANPAGNMAAPLLAETLGGDFLFAFISAVAFATILAVVAGLVLSAASAFAHDFYSHILRRGQATEKEQMVAARWAAVGVSILSILLALFAQKMNVAFLVSLAFAVAASANLPILVFTIFWRRFNTTGAITGMIVGLFSALLLVFFSPNVWSPEPGAAILVGEPLFKLANPGIVSIPLGFIAAIIGTLLSSQKEDSKKFDEILVKANTGIKELAN
- a CDS encoding DUF485 domain-containing protein, with protein sequence MALQERSLKERTSIDYTQIAQSSSFQQLMRAKKNFILPLTLFFLIFYFALPILTSYSKVLNSPAIGPISWGWLFAFAQFIMTWTLCALYSKRSAKFDEMVEQIKQEAKEGGSV
- a CDS encoding amino acid permease, producing the protein MSLLRKKPIQMLLGGAGQKGASLKKELGAFDLTMLGIGAIIGTGIFVLTGVAAAEHAGPALVLSFILSGLACVFAALCYAEFASTVPVSGSAYTYSYATFGELIAWILGWDLILEYGVASSAVAVGWSGYFQGLLSGFGIELPKVLTNAYDPAKGTFIDLPAILIVLFITFLLNLGVKKSARFNAIIVVIKVAVVLLFLAVGVWYVKPENWSPFMPFGFSGVATGAATVFFAYIGFDAVSTAAEEVRNPQRNMPIGIIVSLLVCTLLYIAVSLVLTGIVPYEQLNVKNPVAFALNYIHQDWVAGFISLGAIAGITTVLLVMMYGQTRLFYAISRDGLLPKVFSKINPTRQVPFVNTWITGVVVAIFAGVIPLNKLAELTNIGTLFAFITVSIGVLVLRKTQPHLKRAFRVPLVPVIPLLAVAFCGYLVLQLPRMTWIGFASWLAIGLIIYFVYGRKHSTLNYEKETEEKVG